One Manduca sexta isolate Smith_Timp_Sample1 chromosome 26, JHU_Msex_v1.0, whole genome shotgun sequence genomic region harbors:
- the LOC115451550 gene encoding uncharacterized protein LOC115451550, producing MSNTAHIVDGEASESDSEIEIGRSPDLEGPPNSKAFVITGEAPESDDESKISPENTLELDLPLHTAITPTSPTPATIYNSILHQKLWECNVSLRATLEGLVKHTTDISVEKLTRADKTLLNVQESMRATNSSLSVARARLQQLHKGLEKANCAAALPTVKIK from the exons atgtcTAATACTGCCCACATAGTTGATGGTGAAGCCTCAGAGTCAGATTCAGAAATAGAGATAGGCAGATCTCca GATTTAGAAGGTCCACCAAATTCCAAGGCATTTGTAATTACTGGAGAGGCACCTGAATCAGATGATG AGTCAAAAATCTCCCCAGAGAACACTCTGGAGCTGGACTTGCCACTGCATACAGCAATTACTCCTACATCACCCACACCTGCTACAATTTACAACTCTATCCTTCACCAAAAGTTGT GGGAGTGTAATGTGTCACTACGCGCCACCTTGGAGGGTTTAGTGAAACACACAACAGACATATCAGTGGAGAAGCTGACTAGAGCTGACAAGACTCTGCTCAATGTTCAG GAGTCGATGCGCGCCACGAACTCGAGCCTGAGCGTGGCGCGCGCGCGGCTGCAGCAGCTGCACAAGGGGCTGGAGAAGGCCAACTGCGCCGCCGCACTGCCCACcgtcaaaattaaataa
- the LOC115451554 gene encoding phenoloxidase-activating factor 2 — translation MLLLLSLVAAAVAQQTTIDPRDFIGIFGTPPPLTNSTPGLETITVKPTDKPATFVNKHGEYCQCVPYYLCKDGLTINDPTLDGNGLLDIRFGEDENNDRLCQESVERCCKVLKDPSEVVKPKPDPSKLKGCGYRNPKGLGFTIVGNGGESQFGEFPWVVALLDVMNGSYAGVGVIIHPQVVMTGAHIASKYAPGKLRVRAGEWDTQTIKEELEHQERDVQEILIHKDFKPLSLKNDIALLRLQSPLELADHINSLCLPDQDESFDNSKNCVANGWGKNVFGVQGLYAVILKKVEQDMVPHSRCNTQLQKTRLGSHFSLHSSFVCAGGEEGKDTCQGDGGAPLACPIGNNRYKLSGLVAWGIGCGQKDVPAVYVNVPAFRHWVDENMNKWGYGSSTYSV, via the exons ATGCTTCTATTGCTGTCACTTGTGGCGGCTGCCGTCGCTCAACAAACCACTATCGACCCAAGAGATTTCATAGGAATCTTCGGGACCCCACCTCCGCTAACAAATTCTACGCCTGGACTTGAAACG ATAACAGTGAAGCCGACGGACAAGCCGGCGACGTTCGTGAACAAGCACGGCGAATACTGCCAGTGCGTGCCATATTACTTGTGTAAGGATGGGCTCACCATCAACGACCCTACGCTCGACGGCAACGGCTTGCTGGACATCAG GTTCGGAGAAGATGAAAATAACGATAGACTATGCCAGGAGAGCGTGGAGCGATGCTGCAAGGTGCTTAAAGATCCCAGCGAGGTTGTCAAACCCAAGCCTGATCCGAGCAAGCTGAAAGGCTGCGGCTACAGAAACCCTAAGGGCCTGGGTTTCACCATCGTAGGAAAT GGTGGGGAGAGTCAATTCGGTGAGTTCCCGTGGGTGGTCGCGCTGCTGGACGTGATGAACGGGTCGTATGCGGGCGTCGGCGTCATCATTCATCCGCAAGTGGTTATGACAGGCGCTCACATCGCCTCcaa ATACGCTCCAGGAAAACTGAGAGTGAGAGCCGGCGAGTGGGACACGCAGACCATTAAGGAGGAGCTCGAGCACCAGGAAAGGGATGTTCAAGAAATTTTAATACACAAAG ACTTCAAGCCGCTGTCGCTGAAGAACGACATAGCTCTCTTGCGACTGCAGAGCCCGCTGGAGCTGGCAGATCACATCAACTCGCTGTGTCTGCCCGACCAGGACGAATCCTTCGATAACAGCAAGAACTGCGTCGCCAACGGATGGGGGAAGAACGTGTTTG GTGTCCAAGGTCTGTACGCTGTGATCCTGAAAAAGGTGGAGCAAGATATGGTGCCGCATAGTCGCTGCAATACTCAGCTGCAGAAGACGCGGCTCGGAAGCCACTTCTCACTTCACAGCAGCTTCGTCTGCGCCGGAGGAGAGGAGGGCAAAGATACGTGCCAG GGTGATGGTGGAGCTCCCCTGGCGTGTCCGATCGGAAACAACAGGTACAAGCTGAGCGGGCTGGTCGCGTGGGGCATCGGCTGCGGGCAGAAGGACGTGCCCGCAGTGTACGTAAACGTGCCCGCCTTCCGCCACTGGGTCGACGAGAACATGAACAAGTGGGGCTACGGCAGCTCCACTTACTCCGTTTAG